A region of Campylobacter armoricus DNA encodes the following proteins:
- a CDS encoding gluconate 2-dehydrogenase subunit 3 family protein gives MQDNVIDRRNFFKLSLLGGGVVAASTISGGAILHAAELTHVHKKSQGSSNKIRGKMFFQMQTDFDNLSAACERIYPKDEQGEGAIGLGVPYFIDNQLASAYGYNDREYLQGPFIEGIVEQGYQTPMKRNEIFLEGVKALETISQKRYKKTFSSLKGVEQDKILVDLEKNKIDFIGFKSSEFFTLLRDMTIAGVLSDPIYGGNDNKNGWRMMQYPGAQMSYIDKITSDEFFDIEPMSLADMEG, from the coding sequence ATGCAAGATAATGTTATCGACCGTAGAAATTTTTTTAAATTAAGTCTTTTGGGTGGCGGTGTGGTTGCTGCTAGCACCATAAGTGGTGGAGCTATATTGCATGCTGCAGAATTAACTCATGTGCATAAAAAATCACAAGGAAGCTCAAATAAAATAAGAGGAAAAATGTTTTTTCAAATGCAGACTGATTTTGATAATCTAAGTGCAGCGTGTGAAAGAATTTATCCAAAAGATGAACAAGGTGAGGGTGCTATAGGTTTAGGCGTGCCTTATTTTATTGACAATCAACTGGCTTCAGCTTATGGTTATAATGATAGAGAATACCTACAAGGACCATTTATAGAAGGAATTGTTGAACAAGGTTATCAAACCCCAATGAAACGCAATGAGATTTTCTTAGAAGGCGTTAAAGCTTTGGAAACAATATCTCAAAAGCGTTATAAAAAAACTTTTTCATCTTTAAAAGGAGTTGAGCAAGATAAAATTTTAGTTGATTTAGAAAAAAATAAAATCGATTTCATAGGATTTAAATCTTCTGAATTTTTTACTCTTTTAAGGGATATGACAATAGCTGGAGTTTTATCTGATCCAATCTATGGTGGCAATGATAATAAAAATGGTTGGAGAATGATGCAATATCCTGGTGCTCAAATGAGTTATATTGACAAAATTACAAGTGATGAGTTTTTTGACATAGAACCTATGAGCTTGGCTGATATGGAAGGATAA
- a CDS encoding DUF1561 family protein: protein MKIILFLTLLIATLYAQNSVVQKRANVIQDSRLLVQTHGEKPRCLSPVSFDDDIFLRVQECKGASIARYDIFKRIAFKYKNEWLCLSLREGLTKGRGDKDHLVLRPCVLNDDTQWFDIKNNEFSLSKYPNIKLFEFNNLILASKVNFGNKVKIFKPIMKEWLESLAPPINYDIKTSIAFNTINPQTRAIKTFFIHPNGAGRNSYDFFYDPTKGYLKTYNPSNAHFYCLMSNLDNKTSSSISWTNCPQINLPPSSDPYTWNFDISVNSFILDVNGNILDVARGSDFGKLFITTKKEFAKQGLHTSDFSGIFIFNRYFNSLRNFIARNISFQNDTCGNEKRFKRDIINDSLANFDPLKGGWRRKFFDISTSTDGNNAFNGICGYCLLHTYEILALLTEVFPRNDQAPIGNMGYFFNYGLNTNPLESFRLRFPTLSNTLLFSLNYWGDSFYTNEPLYLRASRAVESATRITLPRRSWEIGNPVFSRDLVAERIQDLLDAPAGSVFIALLNTNPNVAFDGHAMPIIRTNQGVIIIPTNIRNISFTDYADFIRPVNTIEEIMLRLSTNNSYEVTALNFIQMQGPIEDTLSSLLSQNNCSGEGSDGRRGNGLNLNTRNANSCNAARCSLMEWEDSL from the coding sequence ATGAAAATTATTTTATTTTTAACACTTTTAATAGCCACACTATATGCTCAAAATTCAGTTGTTCAAAAAAGAGCTAATGTTATACAAGATTCTAGATTGCTAGTTCAAACACATGGTGAAAAACCAAGATGTTTAAGTCCAGTATCTTTTGATGATGATATTTTTTTAAGAGTTCAAGAATGTAAAGGTGCAAGTATTGCACGATATGATATATTTAAAAGAATAGCATTTAAATATAAAAATGAATGGCTTTGCTTATCACTAAGAGAAGGTTTAACAAAAGGAAGAGGAGATAAAGATCATTTAGTATTAAGACCTTGTGTTTTAAACGATGATACTCAATGGTTTGATATAAAAAATAATGAATTTTCTCTTAGCAAATATCCAAATATCAAATTATTTGAATTTAATAATTTAATCTTAGCAAGTAAAGTAAATTTTGGAAATAAAGTTAAAATATTTAAACCTATAATGAAAGAATGGTTAGAATCTTTAGCTCCTCCTATAAATTACGACATTAAAACTAGTATAGCTTTTAATACAATCAACCCACAAACAAGAGCCATCAAAACTTTTTTTATACATCCAAATGGTGCAGGAAGAAATAGTTATGACTTTTTTTATGATCCCACCAAAGGATATTTAAAAACTTACAATCCAAGCAATGCTCATTTTTATTGCTTAATGAGCAATCTCGATAACAAAACAAGCTCTTCGATCTCTTGGACAAATTGTCCTCAAATTAACCTACCGCCTAGTTCTGATCCCTACACTTGGAATTTTGACATTTCAGTCAATTCTTTCATACTTGATGTAAATGGAAATATTTTAGATGTTGCTAGAGGGAGTGATTTTGGAAAGCTTTTTATTACTACAAAAAAAGAATTTGCAAAACAAGGGTTACATACTTCTGATTTTAGTGGAATTTTTATTTTTAATAGATATTTTAATTCTCTTAGAAATTTTATAGCACGCAACATATCCTTTCAAAATGATACTTGTGGTAATGAAAAAAGGTTTAAAAGAGATATAATCAATGATTCTCTTGCGAATTTTGATCCTTTAAAAGGTGGATGGAGAAGGAAATTTTTTGACATATCAACATCAACTGATGGTAATAATGCATTTAATGGAATTTGCGGATATTGCTTATTACATACTTATGAAATTTTAGCTCTTTTAACTGAAGTATTTCCAAGAAACGATCAAGCACCTATAGGAAATATGGGATATTTTTTTAATTACGGATTAAACACAAACCCTTTAGAATCATTCAGACTTAGATTTCCAACTTTAAGCAATACTTTACTCTTTTCTTTAAATTACTGGGGAGATTCTTTTTACACCAACGAACCTTTATATCTTAGAGCATCAAGAGCTGTAGAATCAGCAACAAGGATAACACTACCTAGAAGAAGCTGGGAAATTGGAAATCCTGTTTTTTCAAGAGATTTAGTTGCTGAAAGAATCCAAGACTTATTAGATGCTCCAGCTGGAAGTGTTTTTATCGCTTTATTAAATACAAATCCTAATGTTGCATTTGATGGGCATGCTATGCCAATTATTAGAACAAACCAAGGAGTTATAATTATACCTACAAATATTAGAAATATTAGTTTTACTGATTATGCTGATTTTATAAGACCTGTAAATACCATAGAAGAAATAATGCTTCGTCTTTCAACAAACAATTCTTATGAAGTTACAGCTTTAAATTTTATACAAATGCAAGGTCCTATCGAGGATACACTAAGTTCTTTACTAAGTCAAAATAATTGCAGTGGAGAAGGAAGTGATGGGAGAAGAGGTAATGGATTAAACCTTAATACAAGAAATGCAAATTCTTGCAATGCTGCTAGATGTTCATTGATGGAATGGGAAGATTCCTTATAA
- a CDS encoding AAA domain-containing protein, translating into MDIEKFLIIIKGKDETEKIYSFKKCEQTVSIKFNTSEKIYDYNINTCKIYDNPKKINANQINGIIFCNIKFILQFDCYYKIFYNDDSVELILSSLSQSSHTDNNIFNYYQSIAREMIIQDNEKSIIERSYKKIKNINKHSALHAYLTKNANTLSHNRDFLLFPFGTNQSQYQAVKNALNSQVSIIEGPPGTGKTQTILNIIANLITQGKNVAVVSNNNDATQNVFEKLKNYNLDFLCATLGKADNKQNFISNQPQLPQNFDTFKDNTISSNIINQLNQDIQEIFILQNKLAKDKELLEEFKTQKKYTNFFNAIQNKKFLNFSSKKILKVKVYLEELQYISFFHKIKIILLDGIANFSFFKNTKEVILQTLESYFYINSINELKNDIQAHKNKLVQLDYENKIKNLQNNSIKFLKNYLVSKYKNKRKIFTLEDLNTNVDEFLRQYPIIFSTTHSIINSLNMKNNLFDYIIVDESSQVDIVTGALALSIAKNAVIVGDKKQLSYIVDSKILEKVKNFNKQFNVKEEYNYLTHSFLDSVCKIFHNSPKILLREHYRCHPKIIGFCNKKFYNNELLIFSKDEKQDNTIKVILTQAGNHARNNCNSREIEIIKEEIIPELNTKIELKNLGIISPYNNQKDELKLQLDKNIQVDTIHKFQGREKDGIIISLVDNKPSSFIDDPKMLNVSITRAKKFLYLVTNSETIDTKSNISDFIRYAQYNNFEVVKSNINSIFDLLYDANKGVRKEYLKGKKKISLYDSENLAYHAILEVLQDYPSFKVANHVRLGILIKDFSLLDITEKTYINNALTHIDFLIYHEMDKHLILAIEIDGYGFHNKNNKQYERDKIKNSILKKYNIPLLRLSTIGSGEKEQIKNRLDNL; encoded by the coding sequence ATGGATATAGAAAAATTTCTAATAATCATTAAAGGTAAAGATGAAACAGAAAAAATTTATTCATTTAAAAAATGCGAGCAAACAGTATCAATTAAATTTAATACATCAGAGAAAATTTATGACTATAATATCAATACTTGTAAAATTTACGACAATCCTAAAAAAATAAATGCTAATCAAATAAATGGAATCATTTTTTGCAATATAAAATTCATTTTACAATTTGATTGTTATTATAAAATATTTTACAATGACGATAGTGTGGAATTGATTTTATCTTCTTTATCACAAAGCTCACATACAGATAATAATATTTTTAACTACTATCAAAGCATTGCAAGAGAAATGATTATACAAGATAATGAAAAATCTATAATTGAAAGATCTTACAAAAAAATTAAAAATATTAACAAACATTCTGCATTACACGCTTATTTAACAAAAAATGCTAACACATTATCACACAATAGAGATTTTTTATTATTTCCATTTGGAACAAATCAATCTCAATATCAAGCCGTTAAAAATGCCCTAAATTCGCAAGTTAGTATCATAGAAGGACCGCCAGGAACTGGAAAAACACAAACTATTTTAAATATCATTGCTAATCTTATTACACAAGGAAAAAATGTTGCAGTAGTTTCTAACAACAATGATGCCACACAAAATGTTTTTGAAAAATTAAAAAACTATAATCTAGATTTTCTTTGTGCTACTTTAGGAAAAGCAGATAATAAACAAAATTTTATTAGCAACCAACCTCAATTACCGCAAAATTTTGATACTTTCAAAGATAACACAATATCATCTAATATCATAAATCAATTAAATCAAGATATACAAGAAATATTCATCTTGCAAAATAAATTAGCCAAAGACAAAGAACTTTTAGAAGAATTTAAAACTCAAAAAAAATATACAAATTTTTTTAATGCTATACAAAATAAAAAATTCTTAAATTTTTCATCAAAAAAAATATTAAAAGTAAAAGTTTATCTAGAAGAATTACAATACATTTCATTTTTTCACAAAATAAAAATTATTTTATTAGATGGTATTGCAAATTTTAGTTTTTTTAAAAATACAAAGGAAGTAATTTTACAAACATTAGAATCTTATTTTTACATCAATTCAATTAATGAACTAAAAAATGATATCCAAGCACACAAAAACAAACTTGTACAATTAGATTACGAAAATAAAATTAAAAATTTACAAAACAACTCCATTAAATTCCTAAAAAATTATCTAGTCTCAAAATATAAAAATAAAAGAAAAATTTTTACCCTTGAAGACTTAAATACAAATGTCGATGAATTCTTAAGACAATATCCTATTATATTTAGCACAACTCATTCTATCATCAACTCATTAAATATGAAAAATAATTTATTTGACTATATTATCGTAGATGAAAGTTCTCAAGTAGATATTGTAACTGGAGCATTAGCCCTAAGTATTGCAAAAAATGCTGTTATTGTAGGAGATAAAAAGCAATTATCATATATTGTGGATTCAAAAATTTTAGAGAAAGTTAAAAATTTTAATAAGCAATTTAATGTTAAAGAGGAATATAATTACTTAACACATAGTTTCCTAGATTCAGTGTGTAAAATTTTTCATAACTCTCCAAAAATTTTATTAAGAGAACATTATCGATGTCATCCTAAAATAATTGGATTTTGCAATAAAAAGTTTTATAATAATGAATTGCTTATATTTTCTAAAGATGAAAAACAAGATAATACAATCAAGGTGATATTAACACAAGCGGGTAATCATGCAAGAAATAATTGCAATTCTAGAGAAATAGAAATTATAAAAGAAGAAATTATTCCTGAATTAAACACAAAAATAGAGCTTAAAAATTTAGGAATTATTTCTCCTTACAATAATCAAAAAGATGAACTTAAATTACAGCTTGATAAAAATATTCAAGTAGATACTATACATAAATTTCAAGGAAGAGAAAAAGATGGGATTATTATCAGTCTTGTCGATAACAAGCCAAGCAGTTTTATAGACGATCCAAAGATGTTAAATGTATCAATCACTAGAGCTAAAAAATTTTTATATCTAGTAACAAATTCCGAAACTATAGATACCAAAAGCAATATATCAGATTTCATACGCTATGCACAATATAACAATTTTGAAGTTGTAAAAAGTAATATTAATTCTATTTTTGATTTGTTATATGATGCAAACAAAGGTGTAAGAAAAGAATATCTCAAAGGAAAGAAGAAAATTTCTTTATATGATTCTGAAAATTTAGCTTATCATGCAATTTTAGAGGTTTTACAAGATTATCCTAGTTTTAAAGTTGCTAATCATGTTCGTCTAGGAATTTTAATAAAAGATTTTTCATTATTAGATATAACAGAAAAAACATATATTAACAATGCTTTAACGCATATTGATTTTTTAATTTATCATGAAATGGATAAACATCTTATTCTTGCTATTGAAATAGATGGTTATGGTTTTCATAACAAAAATAACAAACAATATGAAAGAGATAAAATAAAAAACTCGATTCTAAAAAAATACAATATTCCATTATTGCGTTTAAGCACTATTGGTAGCGGAGAAAAAGAACAAATCAAAAACAGATTAGATAATTTATAG
- the rrpA gene encoding MarR family transcription factor RrpA produces the protein MEEKCDFAECGFNYTLSLISGKYKMSVLYCLFCYEVVRYNELKRYLGNISFKTLTHTLRELENDDLITRKEYPQIPPKVEYRLAKKGQSLIPILQAMCDWGEVNQKEEK, from the coding sequence ATGGAAGAAAAGTGTGATTTTGCAGAATGTGGGTTTAACTATACTTTATCTTTGATTTCGGGTAAATATAAGATGAGTGTTTTGTATTGTTTATTTTGCTATGAAGTTGTAAGATATAATGAGCTTAAAAGATATCTTGGTAATATTTCTTTTAAGACTTTAACGCATACTTTAAGAGAGCTTGAAAATGATGATTTAATCACGCGTAAAGAATACCCGCAAATCCCTCCAAAAGTAGAATATCGCCTTGCTAAAAAAGGACAAAGTTTAATTCCTATTTTACAAGCAATGTGCGATTGGGGTGAGGTAAATCAAAAGGAAGAAAAATGA
- a CDS encoding lipocalin family protein — MIELLDGINLEKYMGTWLEMARKPAFFQKTCKSAKAEYELEYKGSIPIIKVKNICTKENGEISHANGKARVKSPRTLAVKFSIFMNIFNKANYEIIYIDTNYQVSIVGSPDKKYLWILSRQILAKEQINSLLEIAKQRGFDISDVIFDEY, encoded by the coding sequence ATGATAGAATTGTTAGATGGTATAAATTTAGAAAAATACATGGGCACATGGTTAGAAATGGCTAGAAAACCTGCCTTTTTTCAAAAAACTTGCAAAAGTGCTAAAGCAGAATATGAATTAGAGTATAAAGGCTCTATACCTATAATTAAGGTTAAAAATATATGCACAAAGGAAAATGGAGAAATCTCCCATGCAAATGGTAAAGCTAGGGTAAAATCTCCAAGAACTTTGGCGGTTAAATTTAGTATTTTTATGAATATCTTTAATAAAGCAAACTATGAGATTATTTACATTGATACAAATTATCAAGTTTCTATAGTAGGTAGTCCTGATAAAAAATATCTTTGGATTTTGTCAAGGCAAATTTTAGCAAAAGAGCAAATAAACTCTTTGCTTGAAATAGCCAAGCAAAGAGGATTTGATATAAGCGATGTGATTTTTGATGAGTATTAA
- a CDS encoding glycosyltransferase — MKYLLGILLAATKDSAFTIGTLLINIKDKMDISQMIFYIINDGFSQNDKRIMQELVPNIKFIDFTIDDFETNIRKFNTEFKLDRQSTILNRYTHMAYARFEALKFLKECESIIYLDFDMLLLKGIDELREVKNKGYDIACFRGSATMSMGGGKLTPIKFTRTNNYSTGIIVFNDNLKNSQEFYDFIYQFIAENEDYFLEVKLGDQFLFSLYLLEKDLKIYELDDNYYGNISWVKSKDASIIHAWGQNNRFWNNKLCALAWPSWNVYYQKWLSLGGSAYEKGFVSFLEVPQSGGEVFQYFEKIALAKRISQIKLEKQELIIDIDFNKKIKFHLAFVEDFVFYVYSKSIFTFILECEFQGKIIQSITIKRPELEKDLKEFITSNLNKYPI, encoded by the coding sequence ATGAAGTATCTTTTAGGAATTTTGCTTGCTGCTACCAAAGATAGTGCTTTTACCATAGGAACTTTGCTTATAAATATTAAAGATAAAATGGATATTTCACAAATGATATTTTATATCATCAATGATGGCTTTAGTCAAAACGATAAAAGAATTATGCAAGAACTTGTGCCAAATATCAAATTTATAGATTTTACAATAGATGATTTTGAGACAAATATTAGAAAATTCAATACTGAATTTAAACTTGATAGGCAAAGCACTATATTAAATCGCTATACTCATATGGCTTATGCAAGATTTGAGGCTTTGAAATTTTTAAAAGAATGTGAAAGTATTATTTATCTTGATTTTGATATGCTTTTGCTTAAAGGTATTGATGAATTAAGAGAAGTTAAAAATAAGGGATATGATATTGCCTGTTTTAGAGGCTCTGCTACAATGAGTATGGGGGGGGGTAAGCTTACTCCTATAAAATTCACTCGCACTAATAATTATTCTACAGGTATTATCGTCTTCAATGACAATCTTAAAAATTCTCAGGAATTTTATGATTTTATTTATCAATTTATTGCTGAAAATGAAGATTATTTTCTTGAAGTCAAACTTGGTGATCAGTTTTTGTTTTCTTTGTATTTGCTAGAAAAAGATTTAAAAATTTACGAATTAGATGATAATTATTATGGAAATATTTCTTGGGTAAAAAGTAAAGATGCTTCTATTATACATGCTTGGGGACAAAATAATCGTTTTTGGAATAATAAACTTTGTGCTCTTGCTTGGCCTTCTTGGAATGTGTATTATCAAAAATGGTTAAGCTTAGGTGGAAGTGCTTATGAGAAAGGTTTTGTAAGCTTTTTAGAAGTTCCACAAAGTGGTGGGGAAGTGTTTCAGTATTTTGAAAAAATTGCTTTGGCTAAAAGAATTTCTCAAATCAAATTAGAAAAGCAAGAACTAATTATCGATATTGACTTTAATAAAAAAATTAAATTTCATCTTGCTTTTGTTGAAGATTTTGTCTTTTATGTGTATTCAAAATCAATTTTTACCTTTATACTAGAATGCGAATTTCAAGGTAAAATTATACAAAGTATTACTATAAAAAGACCCGAACTTGAAAAAGATTTAAAAGAATTTATCACTAGCAATTTAAATAAATATCCAATTTAA
- a CDS encoding GMC family oxidoreductase, with protein MAEVLKKVDVVTVGAGWTGGIVAAELTKAGLNVLSLERGMMQTTENFAMIHDEWRYGINYGLMQDCSKDTVTFRHNINGLALPYRKMGSFLLGSNVGGAGVHWNGWTFRFLPYDFEIKTKSFERYGNKLGDDYTLQDWGLTYKDMESYYDKFEKTCGICGEENPLAEKMGLFRSNPYPQEPLENTKMLKRFEKAAKEMKLHPFRLPAANSKGGYTNPDGQDLAPCQYCAYCERFGCEYGAKASPINTVIPKAMSTGKYTIRTHSNVIEILKKDGKATGVRFVDTRTMKEYIQPADIVVLTSYMFNNAKLLMVSGIGEQYDPKTGKGTLGKNYCYQINMGTTAFFDEQFNTYMGSGALGTTCDDYNGDNFDHSKEKFLHGAMIYSVQLGNRPIQSAPLPKGIPSWGAEFKKALNYNFTRAISVGGQGASLPHKNNYLSLDPTYKDAFGMPLVRLTYNFTEQDRALHKFITDKTAEVAKKMQGVKSIKKGAYLKDYSIVPYQSTHNTGGTTMGADPQTSVVNTYLQHWDMDNLFVVGAGNFQHNSGYNPTDTVGALAYRCAEGILKYHKNDRQLV; from the coding sequence ATGGCAGAAGTATTAAAAAAAGTAGATGTGGTAACAGTAGGGGCTGGTTGGACAGGTGGTATAGTTGCAGCAGAACTTACCAAGGCTGGATTGAATGTCTTGAGCTTAGAGCGTGGTATGATGCAAACTACGGAAAATTTTGCGATGATTCATGATGAGTGGAGATATGGTATTAATTATGGTTTAATGCAAGATTGCTCAAAAGATACAGTAACTTTTCGTCATAATATTAATGGCTTAGCCTTACCATATAGAAAAATGGGTTCATTTTTACTTGGAAGTAATGTTGGTGGTGCAGGGGTGCATTGGAATGGTTGGACCTTTAGATTTTTACCTTATGATTTTGAGATTAAAACAAAAAGTTTTGAAAGATATGGCAATAAATTAGGCGATGATTATACTTTGCAAGATTGGGGTTTAACCTATAAAGATATGGAGTCTTATTATGATAAGTTTGAAAAAACCTGTGGAATTTGTGGAGAGGAAAATCCACTAGCTGAAAAAATGGGTTTATTTAGATCAAATCCTTATCCACAAGAACCTTTAGAAAATACTAAAATGCTTAAACGCTTCGAAAAAGCTGCAAAAGAAATGAAATTACACCCATTTAGATTACCTGCGGCTAATTCAAAAGGTGGCTATACTAATCCAGATGGTCAAGATCTAGCCCCATGTCAATATTGTGCTTATTGTGAGCGTTTTGGTTGCGAATATGGTGCTAAAGCAAGTCCTATCAATACTGTCATACCTAAAGCTATGAGTACGGGAAAATACACCATAAGAACCCATAGTAATGTTATAGAAATATTAAAAAAAGATGGAAAAGCTACAGGGGTTAGGTTTGTAGATACAAGAACTATGAAAGAATATATTCAACCAGCAGATATTGTTGTGCTTACAAGCTATATGTTTAATAATGCAAAACTTTTAATGGTAAGTGGTATAGGTGAGCAATATGATCCAAAAACAGGCAAGGGAACTTTGGGTAAAAATTATTGTTATCAAATTAATATGGGAACAACAGCGTTTTTTGATGAACAATTTAATACATATATGGGTTCAGGTGCTTTGGGTACAACTTGTGATGATTATAATGGGGATAATTTTGATCACTCAAAAGAGAAGTTTTTACATGGAGCCATGATTTATAGTGTGCAACTTGGAAATCGCCCTATTCAATCAGCTCCGTTGCCAAAAGGAATTCCAAGTTGGGGAGCTGAATTTAAAAAAGCTTTAAATTATAATTTTACAAGAGCTATTAGTGTAGGTGGGCAAGGTGCGTCTTTGCCACATAAAAACAATTATTTAAGTTTGGATCCAACTTATAAAGATGCCTTTGGAATGCCATTAGTAAGACTTACTTATAATTTTACAGAGCAAGATCGTGCTTTGCATAAATTTATAACAGATAAAACAGCCGAAGTGGCTAAAAAAATGCAAGGAGTAAAGTCGATTAAAAAAGGAGCTTATTTAAAAGATTATAGTATAGTACCTTATCAATCTACACATAATACGGGTGGAACCACAATGGGTGCTGATCCTCAAACAAGTGTTGTTAATACTTACTTGCAACATTGGGATATGGATAATCTTTTTGTTGTAGGTGCGGGGAATTTTCAGCACAATAGTGGATATAATCCTACTGATACAGTTGGAGCTTTGGCTTATCGTTGTGCAGAGGGTATTTTAAAATATCATAAAAATGATAGACAATTAGTATAG
- a CDS encoding NAD(P)-dependent alcohol dehydrogenase produces the protein MDSKIFLENGRVKSKGYAMLSKDSKFTPFEFTRHKVGKNDILIAIKYAGICHSDIHTARSEWGEATYPCIPGHEIAGEIIAVGENVSKFKVGDFAGVGCMVNSCGECEACKKSQEQFCENGKTIYTYNCKDIFHDNENTYGGYSNNIVVSEKFAINVPKNAPLEKVAPLLCAGITTYSPLKFSNIKEGSSVAVAGFGGLGMMAVKYAVKMGAKVSVFARNENKKAQALAMGVSNFYTSTDKSVVKERFDLIISTIPTPYDPLAYMDLLKFGGEMAIVGLPPYEVSPNINIINFVFKAGKKVYGSLIGGIKETQEMLDFSLEHGIYPEIELIKPSEIDKAYENLTSGKAKFRYVIDMSAED, from the coding sequence ATGGACTCAAAAATCTTTTTAGAAAATGGTCGTGTTAAAAGCAAAGGTTATGCTATGCTTAGCAAGGATTCTAAATTCACACCTTTTGAATTCACACGCCATAAAGTAGGCAAAAACGACATCTTAATCGCTATCAAATACGCAGGAATTTGCCATAGCGACATTCACACTGCAAGAAGCGAATGGGGTGAGGCAACCTACCCTTGCATACCTGGGCATGAGATAGCAGGTGAGATTATCGCTGTGGGCGAAAATGTGAGCAAATTTAAAGTAGGTGATTTTGCTGGGGTTGGGTGTATGGTAAATTCATGCGGAGAATGTGAAGCATGTAAAAAGTCTCAAGAGCAATTTTGCGAAAATGGTAAAACTATCTACACTTATAACTGCAAAGATATATTTCATGATAATGAAAACACCTATGGAGGCTATTCAAACAACATCGTAGTAAGTGAAAAATTTGCTATCAATGTACCAAAAAACGCTCCACTTGAAAAAGTAGCACCCCTGCTTTGTGCGGGTATCACCACCTATTCACCGCTTAAATTTTCAAACATCAAAGAAGGCTCAAGCGTAGCCGTAGCAGGATTTGGCGGGCTTGGCATGATGGCGGTAAAATACGCTGTAAAAATGGGTGCAAAGGTGAGTGTTTTTGCAAGAAATGAAAACAAAAAAGCACAAGCTCTAGCTATGGGCGTGAGTAATTTTTATACTAGTACAGACAAAAGCGTAGTTAAAGAAAGATTTGATCTTATCATCTCAACCATACCAACCCCTTATGATCCACTAGCTTATATGGATTTACTAAAATTTGGCGGTGAGATGGCTATAGTAGGACTACCTCCATATGAAGTAAGCCCTAATATAAATATTATTAATTTTGTATTTAAAGCAGGTAAAAAAGTATATGGCTCGCTTATTGGGGGCATTAAAGAAACTCAAGAAATGCTTGATTTTTCTTTAGAACATGGGATTTACCCTGAAATAGAACTCATCAAACCAAGCGAGATTGACAAAGCTTATGAAAATCTCACTTCAGGAAAAGCCAAATTCCGCTATGTAATTGATATGAGTGCAGAGGATTAA